Sequence from the Verrucomicrobiia bacterium genome:
ATTGATTCCGTATGGCAGGATCCATGATCAGTTACCGGCATCTGCCCGCAACCTTGAAGCGGACGGTGCGCCGGCTGTTGCGCATCGGGGAAAACCGGCTTGAACTATTGACGGTGGAAGTGCAGGAGGAGCGTATGCATCTCCTGCACACGTTCCTGCTGGCCTTGGGCATGGCGGTGTTCGGGCTGCTTGCCGCGCTGACGCTTAGTGCGGCCATCGTGATCATGTTCTGGGCTTACTCACCGGTGATCGTCCTCCTGATCTTGACCGGCCTCCACGCAGCC
This genomic interval carries:
- a CDS encoding phage holin family protein → MISYRHLPATLKRTVRRLLRIGENRLELLTVEVQEERMHLLHTFLLALGMAVFGLLAALTLSAAIVIMFWAYSPVIVLLILTGLHAAAGAWLARLLAGRLRDWQILPATLDQLRKDRACLETILE